The sequence TGGTCCACTTCAACCACTGTGGCAATGGTGTCATCGCCCGCGCCCACCAGGGCCAGCGACAGCCGCCCGGTGGTTTGGGCTTGCGCCAGCGCCGCCACCTGCGCGGGCTTGACGGCAACGGTGACGGTGCGGGCAATGATGGCTTCATTGATGTCGCCGCCGGCGCTCTGGTCCACAGCCACAAGTTCCACATTGGTCTCGATCAGCCGGGTGACCTCTCCGCGCGCGCCGTTGGCGCCGGGCATCATGCCGGTCCAGTAAACGTCCACCTTGTCGCCGGGGCGTAGAAAGCCGGAGACGCCGGAGGATACATCGACCTTGATCGCAAAGGCGCGCATTCCGCGCTGCAGCCGCGAGGTGATGCCGGCATCCTCGCCCGGGGCGGTGACCTTGACGGCCATGACCGCCTCATCCTTCTCCATGGCGCGCAGCACCACCCGCAGCTTGTCGCCGCTCTGCGGCGGGAACAAGGCGTCCAGGGTGGTATAGGCGCCTTCGGGTATGGCGTTTTCCGGCCAGCGCACGGCACGCACCGCCTCCTTGGACAGCCGCTCGCCGTATTTCAGCGGCTTGGTGGCGACAAACACATCGACCGTCGGCACCGCTTCAGCCCGGGCAGCGCGTTCGCGCGCCAGTTCATTCTGATAGGCCGAGATATAGTTTTTGGCCATCATCACGGCGCCGCCGGCGAGGGCGACACCGACAATCAGCACTAGTCCGAAAACTGCACGCATTGTGTTACCTCTCATCAACTTAGGCCGGCGTTCCGCAATCGGAACCGGCTGCTGGGTGTCTCATACTGCAACGGGAACCCCGGGCATTGGCCGGGTCAGCGCAGGTGCCTTGAAGGCAGCGTACTGGAGCCAGTCGTTTCTGCCGGTATCAGCCGAAAGACCAATTGGACATGAAGGCGGCAATCGCTTGTGCCGCGCCCAGGGCGCCATCTTCCATTGCCGCAGCAATCATTGCGGCCATCCCGACGACTGCAGCGCAGAGAACAACCCAGTCGACGGAAACCGCACCGTCGTCGCTAGCGATGTATAACCGTAACTTCTTCATAGTCTGATCCTCGCTGCCTGAACGGTTCCGGGGCAGAGGCGGCACCGGACTGACCGGCGCCGCCTCAGAAGTCAGGCAGTGATTAGGTCGGAGCCTGGGTGCCCAGGTAAGAACCGGTCTTGCTGGTCAGGTCCGACGCGCCATCTTCGATGGCGGTGTAGACGACACCGCCCAGAGCGGCCACGGCTGCGGTCAGCACAACCCAGTCAACAGTCACGGCGCCGGATTCGTCTTTGCGGAAGTTTTTGAAGAATTTGATCATGGCTTGGTCCCTCCAAAGGAAACTGAAATGCTGTATCTGGCCCGCCGGGCGATCTGGCCAGCTCTCTCCTTCTGGCCTGCCCGCCGGTTGATGAGTCTATTAAGCTTCATGAATGGGGCGTTAATTGGGCGTAATACTGAGTTTTCTGCCCTATTGCCGGGAAACCTGGCGGATCAGTTGGCGCTGAAAAAACTGAGGAAAGCGGCGGGATTCAGGATGCCTGCAAACGAAACAGGCCGCCCGGAAACGGGCGGCCTGTCACGCGGTCAGTCAGACCACTATAAGCGATTAGGTCGGAGCTTGGGTGCCCAGGTAAGAACCGGTCTTGCTGGTCAGGTCCGACGCGCCGTCTTCGATGGCGGTGTAGACAACACCGCCCAGAGCGGCCACGGCTGCGGTCAGCACAACCCAGTCAACAGTCACGGCGCCGGATTCGTCTTTGCGGAAGTTTTTGAAGAATTTGATCATGGCTTGGTCCCTCCAAAGGATCTCAGAATTTGAACTATCCCGCCTTCGCGCCAGGGTCCGCTCTCTCACCTGCTTGACCTCTGTCCGGCTTGGATGAGCTTATATAGCCAGCCCAGCGTGGCAGGATTTGGGCTGAAAGCCGGAAATTGCCGCCTCAATTTTACTTTTTGGCAATGATTTCCGTAACCCTATGATTTTGAGGCATTAATTTTCCGTTACCTTTTGGCGGCCCGTGGCATTTCCGCGCCAGAGTCGGGAAAATATGGCGATTGCGCCAGATTCTGGCGGCCAAAGGCTGGTTTTCAGCAGCCAATTTCCCGAGTCTCGCGTGGCAGAATCCACTGGCAGGCAAAGAAATGGCAGTCCGTAACGCGATTTTGGCACTGGCGGCCTCTGCCGTGCCCCTGACAGCAGCGGGGCAGGAGGCACCGCCGCAACCGTTTCCCCAGTTCGAGGCGAAACGGGTGAAACCGCCTGCGCAGGGCGCCGGCAAGCGCATCACCGTTCAGATCGAGCCGGAACCGGAGGCCGAGCCAGCCGCTCCGGAGCGGGAGCATATTGAGAGCGCAAATCAGACCCCCGGGCGGTATGGCTGGTTCTGGGACAAGATCTCTCCCGGGGTTGAGGAGAGCGGGCCCGGGCGCTTGGACGACGCCCTGCAGGCGCTGGCCGGGGCCAAGGGGCTGGCGGCGCCGCGGTTGCAGCTGATGCAGGAAATCGCCCAGTCCCGCGGGGTTCAGATCCTGACCGAAAGCGCCAGCACACAGGTCTCGCCTGCCTTGGTGCTGGCTGTGATCGCTGTTGAATCCGCAGGCAAGGCGGACGCAATCAGTTCCGCTGGCGCCCAGGGGCTGATGCAGCTGATGCCCGATACCGCGGCGCGCTTTGGCGTGACGGACGCACTGGAGGCGCAGCAGAATATCTCGGGGGGCATCCGCTATCTCGACTGGCTGATGACGGAGTTCGGCGGCGACCCGATTTTGGTGCTGGCCGGGTATAACGCGGGCGAGGGGGCCGTGCGAAACCACCAGGGGGTGCCGCCCTTTGCTGAAACCCGCGATTACGTGCCCAAGGTGCTGGCAGCCTATCAGGTGGCCCGCGGCCTGTGCCTGACACCGCCGCAGCTGATCTCCGATGGCTGCGTGTTCCGGGTGATGAACTAGCCCGGCCCGGTTCAGTCCTCCGCCAGATAGGGGTGCAGCAGCATCCGGGCCGTGTGCCGGGCGTCCCCGGCCGGATCGGGGGTCACCGACATGGCCGCCAGCACGATCGCGCCTTCCTTTAGTGTCAGCAGCTGCCGGGCCAGTCCTGAGGCGTCGGACGCACCGGCTGCTTTGGCCAGGCCCGTGAAATGCTTCAGCAGCATCTGCTTGTGTTCAGTTGACTGCTGATACACCGGATGCGCCCGGTCCTGAAACTCAGCGCTTGCCTTAATGAACATGCAGCCGGCAAATTCCGGTTTGCCGAACCATTCGCCAAGAGCTGTGAACATTGCAAGCAGTTGCCCGGCCGGTGTATCCGACAAAGCCTCCATCCGATTGAACAGCCAGGTCCGGAAGTTCTCGTCCCGCAGGCGCAGCACGGCAATAATCAGGTCGTCTTTGGTGCGGAAGTGCTTGTAGATTGAAGTCTTGGAGATGCCGGTTTCCTTGACCAGCGTGTCCATTCCCGTGGCGTGGAACCCGCCCCGGTAAAAGACCTCCAAGGCCTTGCTGACCAGTTCGTCTCGCTTGTTGGGGCGCATGATTCGTCCTCAAGTGTACCGTTCGGTACATATTGGCGCCGCGCCCGCCCGGCAAATCAAAAATATTTTTGCTGCAACAAAAAGGCGTTAAGACCGGGCGCCGCCGTGCAGCCTTGGTCGCGAGAAAAAGTCCTTGATTTAAAGTACCGATCGGTACACCTTACTGGCGTGAGTTGACAGATCGGTACACTTTGTTAGGGGGACTGGCATGAGACGTCTTTTCAAACCGATGGCTTCACCGTTCGGGCCGGTGATACTGGCTGCCTGCATTGCTGCTGCGCTGACGGCACCGGCCGCGGACACGCGCCCGGATGCGGCGTCCGGCACAGGCGTGCAATTCAATGCGGGAGGGGCCAAGGCATGATTGGGCAACCGGCGAAGCACTGCCCGCGCGGCTGCGCGGGGTCCCGCGCATGAAACAGGAAATTCTTATGGCGGCGCTGGCCGCTGTTCTTGCCGGTGGCGTTCTGCTGCCGGTGACACTGCCGCGGGTGCCCGCTGGGACAGCCGCTGTGCAAGTTCCGAGCGGCGGCTGAAGCTGAGCAGCGGCCTGAACTACCGGCGGCTTCCCCGTGCGAACCGCTGCAGCGGGTTTGGGCAACCCTTCGGCGCCGGTTCGCTGCATCACCCGGCTGCCGCTGGCTGGGCACGCGTCAGCGGTCCTTGGGGGCTGCG is a genomic window of Leisingera caerulea DSM 24564 containing:
- a CDS encoding lytic transglycosylase domain-containing protein, coding for MAVRNAILALAASAVPLTAAGQEAPPQPFPQFEAKRVKPPAQGAGKRITVQIEPEPEAEPAAPEREHIESANQTPGRYGWFWDKISPGVEESGPGRLDDALQALAGAKGLAAPRLQLMQEIAQSRGVQILTESASTQVSPALVLAVIAVESAGKADAISSAGAQGLMQLMPDTAARFGVTDALEAQQNISGGIRYLDWLMTEFGGDPILVLAGYNAGEGAVRNHQGVPPFAETRDYVPKVLAAYQVARGLCLTPPQLISDGCVFRVMN
- a CDS encoding Flp family type IVb pilin; amino-acid sequence: MIKFFKNFRKDESGAVTVDWVVLTAAVAALGGVVYTAIEDGASDLTSKTGSYLGTQAPT
- the cpaB gene encoding Flp pilus assembly protein CpaB codes for the protein MRAVFGLVLIVGVALAGGAVMMAKNYISAYQNELARERAARAEAVPTVDVFVATKPLKYGERLSKEAVRAVRWPENAIPEGAYTTLDALFPPQSGDKLRVVLRAMEKDEAVMAVKVTAPGEDAGITSRLQRGMRAFAIKVDVSSGVSGFLRPGDKVDVYWTGMMPGANGARGEVTRLIETNVELVAVDQSAGGDINEAIIARTVTVAVKPAQVAALAQAQTTGRLSLALVGAGDDTIATVVEVDQRTLLGLGALEAPQEVEKEKVCTIRTRRGAEVVEIPIPCAN
- a CDS encoding TetR/AcrR family transcriptional regulator, with amino-acid sequence MRPNKRDELVSKALEVFYRGGFHATGMDTLVKETGISKTSIYKHFRTKDDLIIAVLRLRDENFRTWLFNRMEALSDTPAGQLLAMFTALGEWFGKPEFAGCMFIKASAEFQDRAHPVYQQSTEHKQMLLKHFTGLAKAAGASDASGLARQLLTLKEGAIVLAAMSVTPDPAGDARHTARMLLHPYLAED
- a CDS encoding Flp family type IVb pilin; amino-acid sequence: MIKFFKNFRKDESGAVTVDWVVLTAAVAALGGVVYTAIEDGASDLTSKTGSYLGTQAPT